CCCTTTTAGTAAAGTAAGCTTATCGGTATCAAGCGTACCCAAAACCCTGAACAGGGAGATGGCGATGACACTCATGATGACGACGGCAAAGATGGCGTCGGTAAGAATCCCGATCTCTACGGTTTCCGGGGCGTTGTAGGCCATGAAGGCAAGGGTTAAATGGGATCCGTTTTCCATCAAACAGTAGCCCAGGATCTGCTTCAGGGCGTTCCTGCGGGTCAGGATGCAGAGCAGGCCGAGCAGGAAGTGGGCAATGGAGACCGCAAGCGCGGGTTTGAGCTTGAGAATGGCCTGCATGTGGAAAGGAGTCACGATCAGAAACGCCAGACCGATAAACAGCGCAGCGAGCAGGAGCGAAGATGCAGGGCTTAGCAGCGCCCCCGGTTCTCCCGGGTCCCCTACCTTCTCGAGGGCTTTAATGATCAGGTAGGGAACCAGGATCACCTTCGTAATCAAGGCGGTAATGGACCAGATGTACAG
This Bacillota bacterium DNA region includes the following protein-coding sequences:
- the hyfE gene encoding hydrogenase 4 membrane subunit, with translation MTGVQIINALAVLLIITSLMVVETRRPHLSAHLYSLQSFVLVLIFLCLAVFMKATPLYIWSITALITKVILVPYLIIKALEKVGDPGEPGALLSPASSLLLAALFIGLAFLIVTPFHMQAILKLKPALAVSIAHFLLGLLCILTRRNALKQILGYCLMENGSHLTLAFMAYNAPETVEIGILTDAIFAVVIMSVIAISLFRVLGTLDTDKLTLLKG